tgaatccGCTTCAATTCagaatgattaattaattaattttaagtaaacattttttattatgtttatttctattttactgaattaatttaaaaataaatctaattttTACCATAAATTTGAAATGATGTTTGTTTGaataagtttttatttaaatttattcaaaccTTTTGATTTGTaatgaaattatttcaattttttaataataagatatattttatatttcaataataaaaatataaaaattaaaatgtaaaattataataatgatTAGAGTAATAATTGTGCTTTAGAAATATTTAACCATTATATGCTTAAggctaaaaaatatattaaaaaatagtattgtaattttttatttttgaaactattttatattattaacatATCGAACAATATTGTTTTCATTTTCAATAATAGATTAACCTATCAGTAAATCGAAAGATTTGtgaaaattatcaaaaattttaatttcgagGATAATTAAATCTCACCAAAATTTAAAAGCAAAAAAaggaatttattaaattatcctataattttttaaactttttattatgCCTCCATAAATAAGGCTAAACTAAGCGTCTTCCATTTACCAATAACACTAAGCCACGTCTTGATCGGCGCAAGCTTCCTGCTGTTCCTACGTGAGTGTAACCCCAAGTAATCTCCATGCACAAATCACAGTAACACGTCTCACCATTTTATTAGATGCGTCAATAAACTTTCACAGAACCACAGTGACATTATCATAATctaatggaaagaaaaaaatcCCGATATAAATACTTTACTTGTAGCCAAtcgcatctctctctctctcagaggcctctctccctctctctctcactcCTTTGAGGTCCATTTGCTTTGAACTCTAAACGCAccaggggaaaaaaaaaaaaagagagagaaaaggaaACATCTACTTTTCTCGGGAAACAAACGCACCGATTTTCCATTCCAAAACACCTAAAAATGCAACACCAGAGGCTTAAACAGCAGCAACAAGCTCTGATGCAACAAGCGCTTCTTCAGCAACAGTCTCTCTACCATCCTGGTCTCCTCGCTCCTCCTCAggttctctttctctctctctccctcttttCTATCCGTCTCTCAATTTATCTGCTCTTTGAATCATTGATGCGATTTCGTTTCGTTCTTCGAATTTTATGTCCTTTGATGTTGATTGTTTTCGAAGGTTTTGGTTCGATTGCTTGAGCTAGGGTTAGGTTTTTATAGCTAAGGGATTTGTTGTGGAGCATTTTCGTTTCCTGAATTCTTGGTTTAGGGTTGATGTTGGTGTAGTCATTTTGATGTAGATGTTAGGGTCTTGAATTTGGTACTGTTATTAACTTGTTTTCTTGTTCTTTTTCCTACTCTCCGCTACTCaactctcctttttttttttgttttttgtttttggttttttttttttttttgggggggggggagggGAGAAGGGGGATTAACGTTACTGATGAATGAGAAAACTTTGTTAATGATATACTGTGTGCTAGTTGGGCTTTGCTACATGGCGCCGCTGATGTGCTgctaaattgattttgattttgattcctACAGATGTGGAGCAATCATGCAGTCTTTGTTTGTTTGATGATGAtagatttttttgttttttttgccTGATTACTTAAATTAATACTCAACTAGTCTTTGTTTTCCTTGTTGATCCTCACTAAATTTATCTGGGCATAATTGGTTAGGCATTTCTTTTCTGTCCTTGGTTATCCATGGTTGTCCCAAATACTTATAAGCCAGTGCAGTCCATCGGAAAATGAAATAATGTTGGTGTAGACTTCATTATTGCATTGGCCCATCTTTACTTATCAGGTTTGAATGCTGCAACATCACAATCCGTTTGAATATCACTAGTGACTCATGTTCccctcaaaaaaaaaataaaaaatccagAACTTAAGTTCCTTTCCTTTCCTTATGTGATACTTATAAGACGTGAAACTCTGTGTAGGGTGTCTGATTATATGGAAAGTGTATAATTTCTGAGTTTCCATTAGCATGATGAACCAAAGTAACCCTTCTGTTCTCATTTTTAAGAGAGACTAAAAACAGTGGGATTTTTCCCTTTGCCTTTTGGAAGTTCTTTAGAAAGCACAAGAAATGTGCTTGATTTGTGCTGTGTTGAATATCTGAAGCCCTGAGTTAGTTCCATCTGGGAAATCAATGGGCAGTTTCTTTTTTGAATGTTGTGATCTTAACTTGGCCAATGAATTTAACTGTATACAAATAGAAAAAGGGATACTGGAGTATGATTTGTaacaactaaaataaaattcttttggGTTCTTCTACTACAAGTCATTTGGCCATGATTTAGATTTGGGTAGAACAAGGAGGCAATTTTCTTCTGTttgatgaatttttctttatgtcttaaattttcatattgcaGATTGAGCCAATTCCCAGTGGAAATCTACCTCCTGGTTTTGATCCAAGCACTTGTCGCAGTGTGTGAGTGTTTGTCTTGAAATTTTTCCTTTTACTTATTATTATCTCTTTTAAATTTTTCGTTTCTCTTTGTTTCCTTGTGTGCTTACCATCTCATCCACATACTTGTACAACTGATATTATCTATTGGTGCTTTTTTTTTCAACAATACTTCAAAGTTCAAACCATATGTAAATGTGACAGTCACTGGTGTGATTTCACTTGTTTTTGATAATCAACAAGGGTCGCTTATAATtgcatttctttttttctttttttctttaaacttctagtttctttatttttgaaaaaaatgcaGGTATGTGGGAAATATCCATACACAGGTAACTGAACCTCTTCTCCAAGAAGTTTTTGCAAGTACTGGTCCTGTTGAAGGCTGCAAGCTGATTAGAAAGGAAAAGGTACATTTGTCGTTTGACTAAATAGGGTGAACCTTTTATTTACTCTGTTAAACGGATTTAGTTGGTGTGTATAATACGAATGAATTAATTAGCCATTTTCTAGAAATATATGCCAGCTCTTTCCAATGTTTTAACGTGTCTGTTTTATCCGCATATGCAGTCATCCTATGGATTTGTTCACTATTTTGATCGCAGATCAGCTGCTCTTGCTATATTATCTCTTAACGGAAGGCATCTGTATGTAGCTTGCTTATAGTTTTCTGTTAGAACATTCTACTACTGATTTTCtgttattttgttttttagCCACACATCTTGACTTGTTATTATGTGATTTGCAGATTTGGTCAGCCTATCAAAGTTAATTGGGCATATGCTAGTGGTCAGAGGGAAGATACATCTGGTTGGCTCTTGTTTGAATTGGAAGTTTTTCATACTTAATTATCTATTTATCATCTTGCCTATTTATGCTTAAATTTCATTATGATTTGCAGGTCATTACAACATTTTTGTTGGAGATCTTAGTCCTGAGGTTACTGATGCAACACTTTTTGCCTGCTTTTCAGTTTATCACAGCTGTTCGTAAGTAATTTTCtctgattgtgtgtgtttgtgctTGATCGACTACTTCAGCATTTTGAAGTATGAAAATTGGAAATtctggaaaaaaaatattatgtgatTTTAAACGTTCCAAAGTGGAGGACCATCCCTGACTTTGTACTGGTTCCCAGGGATGCAAGGGTTATGTGGGATCAGAAGACTGGGCGTTCAAGAGGCTTTGGGTTTGTTTCTTTCCGAAATCAACAGGTAGTGTTTTCTTCATGTGCATTTCTCCTCTATATTAAATTAGGCGGTAAATGATGctaacaattttaattttttgttcaGGATGCCCAAAGTGCAATAAATGACTTAACAGGTATGGATTAGGGGAATTACTAAATTTTGTTTAATATCTTTGGGATCATTAtgctaatattaaaatttatatgtgcCCTAATGATTATCCAAGTAAGTCTAAGATGAAGTCTTTTTCTACTTGCTTACATGgttaaattaataagttttattcAACTAATCACCTTTTCAAATCAGAAAGGGGAAATGCATTATCTTTTCTTTGCCTTCTGATTTACTTTGTATCAAATGTTTTGCGAGTCATATATGAATATCTCTGGAATTGACAACGGTGATGAGGAAAATTTAACGTAAAAAATACTAGCAATATTTGGATATTCATATACTTATGCTGGTTTTCATCCACTGAACTCTTCATCCTTGTTAAAAAATAGTATTTATTATTGCTAAGTATTACGGGTTGCAGGATGTAAGATTATACCAGTTTGATCATCAATGGTGGAGTTTAGTAATCTCAAGTGCTATACTTATGCTGGATATCTTACATGCACCCTTGTACATGACAATAATGCTTACTTGCCTGGCCCATTTTAGGGAAGTGGCTTGGTAGTAGGCAGATCCGTTGTAACTGGGCAACCAAAGGCGCTGCTGGTACCAATGATGACAAACAAAGCTCTGATGCCAAAAGTGTGGTGGAACTAACAAATGGCACATCAGGTTAGTTGTGCTGTATCTGATGAAGTGGATTAATGGTATATGTCTTTGTTATTCTGGGATTTTATCTTCTGAGATGTGTACAGATCATCATTATTCTGTTTTGGGGTTTGGTGATCCCTGTCGACTCGTTGAATACATCAATGCCTAATATCTGTGACAATAATTTCTTTTCCCTTTATCCTGTGTTGCACATCAGGTTAATTATGCTGCATCTGGCGTATCTAATTAATGGTATATGTGATGTGTCTTTAATATTCTATGATTTTATCTTTTGAGATGTTTGTGGATCATCACTATTCTATTTTTAGTGAT
This sequence is a window from Manihot esculenta cultivar AM560-2 chromosome 4, M.esculenta_v8, whole genome shotgun sequence. Protein-coding genes within it:
- the LOC110613656 gene encoding oligouridylate-binding protein 1B; amino-acid sequence: MQHQRLKQQQQALMQQALLQQQSLYHPGLLAPPQIEPIPSGNLPPGFDPSTCRSVYVGNIHTQVTEPLLQEVFASTGPVEGCKLIRKEKSSYGFVHYFDRRSAALAILSLNGRHLFGQPIKVNWAYASGQREDTSGHYNIFVGDLSPEVTDATLFACFSVYHSCSDARVMWDQKTGRSRGFGFVSFRNQQDAQSAINDLTGKWLGSRQIRCNWATKGAAGTNDDKQSSDAKSVVELTNGTSEEGKEMANNEAPENNPQYTTVYVGNLAPEVTQLELHRHFHSLGAGVIEEVRVQRDKGFGFVRYSTHAEAALAIQMGNAQSILCGKQIKCSWGSKPTPPGTSSNPLPPPAAAPLPGLSATDLLTYERQLAMSKMGGVHALMHPQGQHPLKQAAMGMGAAGASQAIYDGGFQNVAAAQQLMYYQ